The Synechococcus sp. MVIR-18-1 region ACGATCGGCATCAAAATTGAGAACGATGCGCTTGCCGTCACTACACCGGCACAGTTGGGTGATCTGTTGACTGCTGAGGGCGGTACCAAGCGATGCCACAGCGTTGGTGACGCCCGCCGCATGCAAGGCAATGACATCGAAATACCCCTCCACCACCACAGCTCGATCGTCCTTGCGGATCGCATTGGCCGCCTGATCCAGACCGAAGAGGTGCTTGCCTTTTTCAAAGACCTCTGTTTCGGGAGAATTCAGATACTTGGGATCGCTGCCATCAAGGCTTCGACCGCCAAAGCCAATGACCCGTCCCTGCCGATCGCGAATCGGAACGATCACCCGGCCACGGAAGCGGTCATAGAACCCGTTGCCTCCTTTTCTTGGCACGACAAGGCCCGCTGACTCAAGCAGCTCTGGCGATAACCCCTCAACGTGTTGAAGATGCTTGAGCAAACCGTCCCACTGATCGGGGGCATAGCCGAGCTCGAAGGTCTCCATCGTGGCTTCGCTCAAGCCACGCTGATCGCGCAGGTAAGCCAGGGCATCGGCGCCCGATGCACTCTTGAGCTGACTGCGAAACCAACCGGAAGCGAGGGCCAACGCACGATGCAGGTGATCCCGCCTTGAGAGTTGTTGACGGAGACGCTCCTGTTGAGGACCATCAACCGTTTCCACCGGGAGTTGATACCGGCGCGCCAAATCCAGAACAACGTCGCTGAAGCTCTGCCGCTGAAACTCCATCAAAAACTTGATGGAATTGCCACCCGCTCCGCAGGAGAAGCAGTAATAAAACTGCTTCTGCGGCGACACCGTCATCGACGGCTTGCTGTCGTCATGAAACGGGCAGACACCAACGAATTCCCGTCCCTTTTTTTTGAGCACCACGTGCTCGCCCACAACATCAACGATGTCGGCACGCTCCTTAACGGCGTCGATCGTGCGGGGGTGAAGACGGGGCATCGCCATGACGCCATTCTGCGAGCCCCGATGCCGTTCTGGCTGTTCAGCGCGATGCGCCATGGTTGGCAGGTGTCGTCGTGAACCACCATGCAGGGGCTGTTAGGCGCGATACGAGGCAGCCAGTCCACGAAGGAATGGCGAGCCTGCGGAGCCCTGATCGCCTGTGCGTTGGCGTTCAGTTTGATGACCGTTTGCGTGAAACACCTAGGGGGACGGCTGCCCGTGGCAGAAGTCGTGCTGGTGCGCTCCTTGATCAGCATTGCCATCACCCTGGCGATGTTGCGTCGTCTCAAGGTCTCGCCATGGGGCGAACAACGTGGGTTGTTATTGATCCGTGGGGGATTAGGGACGGCGGCCTTGTTGTGTTTCTTTGAGGCTCTCGCTCGGCTTCCACTCGCGGCAGCAACCCTGCTCCAATACACCTATCCAACCCTGACGGCACTCGCGGCATGGCTGCTGTTAGGCGAGCCCATCCGACGCCGAATCGGCATCGCTGTGTTGCTAGGGCTGCTGGGGGTCACATTGGTGGTGCAGCCGGAATGGGTCGGAGGCACGATGGGAAGCCTGCCTGCCATGGCGGCTCTGATTGGCCTAGGCGGTGCGTTACTGACGGCACTGGCTTACGTGAGTGTGCGCCAGCTATCGGTTCAAGAGCACCCTCTGGTGATCGTCTTTTACTTCCCCTTGGTGTCTGTGCCTGCAACCCTGCCCTTGCTATGGGGGCAGGCCACGCTGTGGCCCAATCCAACGGAGTGGGTCTGGCTGATCGGAGTTGGGTTGTTCACTCAGATCGGGCAGATCTGGTTAACAGAAGGCCTATCTGCCCTGCCTGCAGCCCGCGCCACCTCGATCAATTACGTCCAAGTGGTGTTTGCGTCACTGTGGGGCGTGCTCTTTTTTGCTGAGCCAATTACGAGCGCTGTAGTGCTTGGAGCCTTATGCGTCTTGGGGGCAACATTGATCAGCCTGAGCGCCAGGACGGCTCGAAAAGCAGGAGCCTGAATCCTTTCGAGCCTGGAATTCAGAGCGAATCAATCGGCAAAGGATGGGTAATCCAATCTTGAGAGGTGCCATCGCTCGAGCCAACCGGTTGGGCTAGACGCCAGCTTTGGCCGCGTTCACCTCGCTCTAAAAAGAGCTCAAAAGGACTATCAACACGCACGGAATCGGAAGGAAGCCTCCAATCAAAACGCCCGGTGAGATGGATCCCACGTTGCTCTCCGAGGCGAATCGACTCCTGCTCTTCCACCCGCACACGACTCACTTCAGGCACCCCAACAGGCTCTAACTCCAGGGAGCGCGCAATTGCTGTTTGGGTTAATTGAATTTGCAGTCCCAACGCTTTCAGCAACACACCGCGTGGAGGTTGATCGGAGGGACCACATCCAGTTAATCCAAGGTTCAAAAGCAACACCATGCAAACAACAAGCAAATGCCGAACGCTGCGCTTGAGCGGTGTGATCCAAACATTCAGTCTTGGCAGGGCAGGCGGCATGAGCAGCCAATCAATGCTGACAACGATAGTTGCCGATTGGATCCATCTTGTTGGCCATAAAACGAGAGCCGTGAAGGTGCAAAAAAAAATCCGCACAAGGCGGATGGGTGCTGAATCATTGGTGGGGCAGGAGCCAATTACTTTTTCTTGGCAATCCGCACGGATTGAGGATTGAGAGGGCAGGCCAAGGCGTGAAATGGCTTGTGATGACCTTCAAAAATCAAGCTCCCCATCGGTTGAGCATGAGCAGTATGAATTTCCATGAGTGAGTGTTTCGCTGTACTAGTTCTACAAAGGCGCTGAACAAGGTGCGATAGGTAAAACCGCCCATCCATGGGGCTATTGCGACCATGGCAATGGTCGTCTAATTGCATCCTTCGTTGATCCAACAGGATCCAGAGTTGGCACTCAGAAAAGATTGATCAGACGCTGCGAATCACGCGTGTGCCTTTGCGATGCTCTCATCCACAAAAGATTCATCAACGCGTCTTAATAGCTGATGAGGCACGCCATTTCTAATTTCGGTGGTTTTCGCTGTGAAGGCAATGCGCCTTTACACCGATGGCAAGGGTGCGCTGTTGGCACAAACTATGGACATCGAGATCGGAGGCGCTTTTGACAGACGACACTCCACCTGAGTTATCAGCAGAAGCAAGCTGACTTCAGGTCCCTGCTCCAACAGTCTCAACAAGACGTGGGTTGTTCCTTTGGTAGGCAAGGCCTTGCGCGCCACGCCAATCGATGCTCCATCTGCACCGTCTTAGGTGCCCTACGGAGAACACGACCCCACACCTAGAGCCCCGGCCCCAGGTGATCCTGCAGACAGTCGCTTCGCACCACCCTTTCAGTTCACTGTTTTCGATACGAGGTTCAGACTTCAGCGATACAGGTTCACTGATTAATGGTTTGCGATATGCATAAACGAGCGAGTTAGGCCGTCTCTTCCATCCGGGAGGGGCGGCCTCTCTTTATTCATTGGCAATGTTGAAGTACAGCTGCATCAAGTTGTCTTTTCAGCCACTTAACCACCCCGCCGTTCACCTAATACGAGAGGGTTATAAGCAATCGAGACACCGAATTCCTCAGCAAATTCCACCACCCGGCACCAAGCGCGGGCGGTCTGAACAGGGCGATCACTCGTAGGCCTCATGATTCCAGTGAGAATCACAGGAGCATTGCCGGTTTGCAACGACATCTCAAACAATGCCCAGCCCACATCAGCCTGAATGGCATCAGCACGGTAGGTGGGCGCAACATCAAGGGCACCCACTAAAAGCCGCTGCAAACTGGTATCCCAAACATAAGGAATGTCATAACGAGCCAATAGATCAGCCGCTAGAGCCCATGACGTGCCATTCGCATCAATTTGGACAGGTAAATCATCACCACGCGCCTTGATTGTCGTATGACCACGAAACAACAGTGGTTCAAGCTTGTCAGATCTGGTAGTGAAGCCAGCACTTGGTTCACCGCGCATGAGTGCCTGAATACCGGCGCGAAGTTGTTCACCACCATCCGTGGCACCATTCCGCTTCAATTGCAAAAGATCCCAACGCTCGCCGCTGCCACCCCAAATCACCGGTCCATAGTTGTCATGCATTGATCTGCCATCGCGATTGGATGCGGCTTCGGCATGGGTCATCACTGTGGTGATGTTGATATCAGCCGCACTCCAACCCCAGCTCCGAGCGATCGAAGCCGTTTCTGCGCAAAGGCTTTCGAGCTGTGATGGAGTTGGTGGTTGCGTCCAAGGATCAGGGGTACCACCCATGCAGGAGCAAGAGAGGGCAACGGCATTGCTATTGCGCTGCCAGGTGTGAGCTGGCAAATCCACGCTGTAGGAATGCAAACGGTGCACAAGACCATCACCAGTGATGATCGAGTGATAGTGCCCAGGGCGAATCCAGTCGTAGGCAGTGGCGGTCCAATGCAGATAAATCGTGGCGGCCATGCCGATTGCGTCCCATCCGTTCAACTATGACAAGCAGGGATTGTCCGCCAAGTTCTCTGCACTCTCTCGATGCACAAACTTTCGGCAATGAGTGTGTATCGCTACAAACAAAAACACGGACATAGAAGATCCTTTCCCCAGTGGCATCGAGCTGCTGAAAAAGGGAGAGCACGAGCGGCCTGAGAAACCGCTCGTTTTTTTGTCCTGTTATTCCTAACTGATTCCGCAAATTGACGGAATCCGATCAAGCTGCCTTTTGGACCTCAAGACAACGCAAAGCAAAAGAAAACCCCGCCAAAGGCAGGGTTTCTCGGCTTCTCTTTGGGCGTGTTGCCTTGTTTCCACTCCGTGAAGAAGCCCTCCTCACGAATGAATTATGTCTCAGAAATCTTGCTGAGCAAGTCCCCACGTATCAGTTGCTTGACTGATCTACAGAGACCTCATCATCATGGGGGAGGCCAACTCCTCACAAGGTTTGGCTCCTCACACCCCCCGAAGAAGGCTTAGTCGCCTTCTTTTTTTATGCCTTGACTCAACCCATCTCAGATGCACTGCCAGGTTCGAGCACGAAGCGACAATCTCCTAGGCGTTCGCCAAGTTTGCGAACGCTGCCATGACCATGATTGCAATGATCACTGTGCCGCCAAAGAAAGCGATGTTTGGTGATCGGTTCATTTGTAGACCTTGAATTGCGAGAGACTAACCAGTGAACTTTACAAACCGTTACCAAGCTGTTACATTACGCAAAGCGTTCCTTGGACGGGATCTGCGCACGAATGTCGCTTGAGGGAGCGGTCTTCAAATCAATAAAGAAAGGTCTGTGTGGAAGCAGATCTTTTTTTATGCCTTGGCTCAACCCATCTCAGGAGCCCAGCCTGCTGTGCTTTGCCAGGTGGGCGCCCAGAGCTTGCAGGTCTTGGTGAGATGCTGGCCCTGCTGCAGCAATTGCTGCCTGATGTTGCACGCCACCAAGGTGCGGCAGTGCTGATCAACCCCATGCCGAAAGTGCTGACAAGCCACACAAACGCTTGAACATCGGCAGTTGCTCAACTCCCGCTCGTCCACATAGCTCCACTCCTCCACAAACCCTCGGCATTAATACAGCTGTACTAGCAGAGCTTTGTCGACATCGCTGCTCGCAGGGGAATGCTTTAAGAAACCACCTTGTTGCCATGTGCCTCTCAACACTTGGAGGACACTGAATCTGCGTAGGGAGCTGCTGATCGCAATAAGGGCTAATGACGCTAATGGCATCAATCACTGGCCAATTGCACTCGCTTCATCAGCACTCGAAATCATGATCTCGATCGGAATCAGCCATCAGCTCAGACGGATTCCATCTGTAGCCAGGATCATCCAGATCACAAATCACCTGCCTTTAACCCATTATTTTCTGTTACCGCTTCAGCAGGGAGCGTAGGTTCGCTATCGATCAACCAACAAAATACTAATTAACCCCACCAAGGGCGCTACCTTCAGCAACCAATGACAAGAACTAAGGCCAGTCTTCAGGATACTCAATAATTGTCTCTGGCACTTTAGCTTTAGACTGACATTCTTCATTGACTATCCTATCCACAAACCTTCTAGACCATTTTTCGTGTCTCCTAGCGTATGTAGTCTTGCATTCCTCTATATAGTCCTTTTTAGGATCAGAATGTTTCACCTCTGATTTAGTAAGGCACGTATATTGATACTCTCCCTCTATCAAATCGTAAACTTCTCGACTGCATTGCTTGATAGAGCTCTTCAATCCCTGAGAGTTAACCGTACAAGGGATAATCAAAAATGCTAGCAATAGAGCTGTAGCCGCTTTCATCGTTAGCGCAATAGGTGATCAAAGAGTTCTGGG contains the following coding sequences:
- a CDS encoding DMT family transporter, producing the protein MQGLLGAIRGSQSTKEWRACGALIACALAFSLMTVCVKHLGGRLPVAEVVLVRSLISIAITLAMLRRLKVSPWGEQRGLLLIRGGLGTAALLCFFEALARLPLAAATLLQYTYPTLTALAAWLLLGEPIRRRIGIAVLLGLLGVTLVVQPEWVGGTMGSLPAMAALIGLGGALLTALAYVSVRQLSVQEHPLVIVFYFPLVSVPATLPLLWGQATLWPNPTEWVWLIGVGLFTQIGQIWLTEGLSALPAARATSINYVQVVFASLWGVLFFAEPITSAVVLGALCVLGATLISLSARTARKAGA
- a CDS encoding N-acetylmuramoyl-L-alanine amidase, giving the protein MAATIYLHWTATAYDWIRPGHYHSIITGDGLVHRLHSYSVDLPAHTWQRNSNAVALSCSCMGGTPDPWTQPPTPSQLESLCAETASIARSWGWSAADINITTVMTHAEAASNRDGRSMHDNYGPVIWGGSGERWDLLQLKRNGATDGGEQLRAGIQALMRGEPSAGFTTRSDKLEPLLFRGHTTIKARGDDLPVQIDANGTSWALAADLLARYDIPYVWDTSLQRLLVGALDVAPTYRADAIQADVGWALFEMSLQTGNAPVILTGIMRPTSDRPVQTARAWCRVVEFAEEFGVSIAYNPLVLGERRGG